ACGCGAAGCTCATCCGCGCAGCCGGACCCGCGGCGGTCGGACCCTACGAGACGACTCCCCCGCCGACGGTCCAGGAGCGTGCCGCGCGGGCGTGCCCGCTGTGCGGCGCTGCGATGACGGCCCACACCTTCGACCGGACCGGCCCGAAGCCGCTCATGCACTGCCCATAGCCGCCCGGCCACCCAGGCGGCCTGGCAGGCACGTCACGGCGTCGCGAGGTGACGCCCCGCCGGGCGCCGCGCTCAGGCGTGCCCTGCCCGCTCCATCGCCCGCAGCTCCTTCTTCATGTCCTGCACCTCATCGCGCAGGCGTCCTGCCAACTCGAACTTGAGCTCTGCGGCGGCCGCCAGCATCTGATCGGTGAGATCGGCGATGGTGGACTCGAGCTGCTCGGCTCCCTCGGCGGCGATCCCCTCCCGACGCAGCCGGGGCGTCGGCGACTTCCCCTTGCCGGACTTCAGCTTCGCGGCGTCGCGCTTGGACATCATCGCCGCCGTGTCGGCGCCCTCGCGGGCCAGCGCGTCGGTGATGTCGGCGATCTTCTTGCGCAGCGGGGTCGGGTCGATGCCGTTCTCGAGGTTGTACGCGACCTGCTTCTCGCGTCGGCGGTCGGTCTCGCCGATCGCGGCCTTCATCGAGTCCGTGATCGTGTCGGCGTACATGTGCACCTCGCCCGAGACGTTTCGCGCCGCTCGCCCGATCGTCTGGATCAGCGACGTGCCCGAGCGGAGGAAGCCTTCCTTGTCGGCGTCGAGGATGGCGACCAGCGACACCTCGGGGAGGTCGAGACCCTCGCGCAGAAGGTTGATTCCGACGAGCACGTCGTAGACGCCGGCGCGCAGCTCGGTCAGCAGCTCGACGCGCCGGAGCGTGTCGACATCGGAGTGCAGGTAGCGGACGCGCACGCCGTGCTCGCCGAGGAAGTCGGTGAGCTCCTCGGCCATCTTCTTCGTGAGTGTCGTGACCAGCACGCGCTCGTCCCGCTCGGCGCGAACCCTGATCTCTTCGAGGAGATCGTCGATCTGGCCTTTCGACGGCTTGACCACGATCTGCGGGTCGACCAGGCCCGTGGGACGGATGATCTGCTCGACGACACCGTCGGCGATGCCCATCTCGTACCGCCCGGGCGTCGCCGACAGGTACACGGTCTGCCCGACGCGGTTCTTGAACTCGTCCCACCGCAGCGGGCGATTGTCCATGGCGCTGGGCAGCCGGAACCCGTGCTCGACGAGGGTGCGCTTGCGCGAGGCATCCCCCTCGTACATCGCCCCGATCTGCGGCACGGTCGCGTGGGACTCGTCGATCACGACGAGGAAGTCGTCGGGGAAGAAGTCCAGCAGGCAGTGCGGGGCCTCACCTGGCATGCGGCCGTCGAGGTGACGCGAATAGTTCTCGATCCCCGAGCAGAAGCCGAGCTGCTGCAGCATCTCGAGATCGAAGGTCGTGCGCATCCGCAGCCGCTGCGCTTCGAGCAGTTTGTTCTGGGACTCGAGCTCCTTGAGCCGTTCCCCCAGTTCGTGCTCGATCGTGCCGATCGCCCGCTGCACGGTCTCGGTGCCGGCCGCGTAATGCGTCGCCGGGAAGATCGGCACCGATTCGAGGCGCTGGACCACGTCGCCGGTGAGCGGATGCAGCATGTACAGCGCCTCGATCTCGTCGCCGAACAGCTCGATGCGGATCGCGTACTCCTCGTACACCGGGATGATCTCGATCGTGTCGCCGCGGACCCTGAAGTTGCCGCGCGAGAAGTCGACGTCGTTGCGGTTGTACTGCATGGCGATGAACTTGCGGATCAGCGCATCGCGGTCGTACCGCTCCCCCACCTGCAGCGCCACCATCGCGCGGAGGTACTCCTCCGGCGAGCCGAGGCCGTAGATGCACGAGACCGTGCTCACCACGATCACGTCGCGGCGCGACAGCAGCGAATTGGTCGTGGAGTGGCGGAGCCGCTCGACCTCGGCGTTGACCGAGGAGTCCTTCTCGATGAACGTGTCCGTCTGAGGGACGTAGGCCTCGGGCTGGTAGTAGTCGTAATACGAGACGAAGTACTCGACTGCGTTGTTCGGCATGAGATCGCGGAACTCGTTGGCCAGCTGGGCGGCGAGCGTCTTGTTGTGCGCGAGGACGAGGGTGGGCCGCTGGACCTGCTCGATCAGCCACGCGGTCGTCGCCGACTTGCCGGTTCCGGTCGCGCCGAGCAGGACGACATCGGTCTCGCCCGCGTTGATGCGTGCGGCGAGATCGGCGATCGCCTGCGGCTGGTCACCCGAGGGGACGTATTCGCTGACGACCTCGAACGGCCGCACGGAACGTGTCGTCTGCATCAGTCCAGGTTAGGCGGGGCCACCGACACCGCGGGCCGTCGTTCGCCGCCGGCGGATCACCTCATGCCTAGGGCCAGATGCCTGCTGATCCCGCACCCGGGCGCTGATGCATGCGTCCCGCGTCGAGCGGCGCCGACTAGTGACCGACCAGCTCCTGCACCCACAACGGCTGTTCGTCGATCGCGACAGATCCGACTCCGACCGAGAAGTACGACCGCACGCCGTCGACGGTCAGGAAGGCGGATGCGACGGGGCCGAGCACACCCGCGCGGGTCATCGCGGCACGCGGGTCCGCGACCGGTGCAGCATCCGCCGCGGTGCGGCGCACCTCCGCGCTCCGGATGAATCCGGCGAGCACGTCGGGCTCTGCCGAGGCCGACTCGCGCTCGTCGTCGGGGAGGAAGGGCCGAAGCTGCTCCAGCAGGTCCTCGCACTGCGCGGCCGCAAGGCCGCCGAACACCGTGATGTGCGCCGCCTCGACGATGCTGCTCGGCAGCACGTCCAGCAGATAGATGTAGTGGGCGATCTGCTCGTATTCACGAGCGCGCGCCCCGGATCCTCTGCCCCGAGAACTTGTCCATCTCGCATCTCCCACGGTGGGCAACCAGGGTACGCCGGAGACGGACCCCCGACCAGGGGTTCACCGATCAGCGCGAGCGGCGCTCGGCGATCAGCCGCGGCAGGGCACGCCAGAGCTCGTCGGCCTGCCGGAGCGTGTCCTGCAGCGCGCCGCCGGTGTCGACGACGACATCGGCCAGCGCCAGACGACGCTCGTCGGGAACCTGGGACGCGATCCGCGCGGCGGCGTCGTCATGGCTCAGGCCGCGCAGCGCGACGAGACGCTGCATCCGCACCTCTGCAGGCGCGTGCGCGACCACGATGAGCTCCCACGGGTCCGCGAGGCGCGCCTCTGCCAGCAGCGGAACGTCGTACACGACGATCGCATCGGGGTCGGCTCCGGCGGCCGCCTCGAACCGTCGCTTCGATTCTTCGCGGACGGCCGGATGCACGATCGCATTGAGGCGCTTCACTGCGTCGGCGTCGCCGAACACGCGTGACCCGAGACCGGCGCGATCCAGCGAGCCGTCCGCGAGGATGACGTCGCCCCCGAACTCCGCGGCGATCGCGGCGAGGACCGGCGAACCCGGACCCTGCACGTCGCGGACGATCTGGTCGGCGTCGACGATCACGGCGCCGTGTTCGGCGAGGCGCCGGGCGATCGTGGACTTGCCGGACGCGATTCCTCCGGTGAGAGCGATCAGGGGCATACACCGAGGATGCCAGAGCCGGGTCCTCTCGTCGTCACGATCGGGGGTCATTCCGGCTGAGAACCTGAGGTCATCCTGAGGATCCTTTGCGGATCGCTTGCGGGTGCCCGGGTAGCGTCGGATTCACCCGAAAGGGAGTGAGACCACTCGGGCGGCACCTGGGGAGGACTGCGATGGTGGGTGGACGCGAATACTCGTCGTCCATCGGTCACGTCGCCTGCCGCCGGTGGCATCGCGTGGATCCGCGCGGTGCCGAGGCTCGCTCCCGGACCGGCGAGGTGACGAGCGTGGGGGCGCTCGTCACCTCGGCACCACCTCCGCGCTCGCGCGCGCTGCCCCCGGCCGGTCCTCGGTGACAGACCCCGATCTCCCGAACCCCGACTCGTTGTGGGATATCCTGACCGACGTCCAGGCGGCGGCGAGCGTCGAGCCCGGCGCGGAGGGTGAATCGGTGGAAGAGGAGCGCGTCGCGGTCGTCATCGAAGACGAGGCGGACATCCGTTCGCTGCTGTCCGCCGTGC
This portion of the Microbacterium pygmaeum genome encodes:
- the coaE gene encoding dephospho-CoA kinase, which encodes MPLIALTGGIASGKSTIARRLAEHGAVIVDADQIVRDVQGPGSPVLAAIAAEFGGDVILADGSLDRAGLGSRVFGDADAVKRLNAIVHPAVREESKRRFEAAAGADPDAIVVYDVPLLAEARLADPWELIVVAHAPAEVRMQRLVALRGLSHDDAAARIASQVPDERRLALADVVVDTGGALQDTLRQADELWRALPRLIAERRSR
- the uvrB gene encoding excinuclease ABC subunit UvrB, which produces MQTTRSVRPFEVVSEYVPSGDQPQAIADLAARINAGETDVVLLGATGTGKSATTAWLIEQVQRPTLVLAHNKTLAAQLANEFRDLMPNNAVEYFVSYYDYYQPEAYVPQTDTFIEKDSSVNAEVERLRHSTTNSLLSRRDVIVVSTVSCIYGLGSPEEYLRAMVALQVGERYDRDALIRKFIAMQYNRNDVDFSRGNFRVRGDTIEIIPVYEEYAIRIELFGDEIEALYMLHPLTGDVVQRLESVPIFPATHYAAGTETVQRAIGTIEHELGERLKELESQNKLLEAQRLRMRTTFDLEMLQQLGFCSGIENYSRHLDGRMPGEAPHCLLDFFPDDFLVVIDESHATVPQIGAMYEGDASRKRTLVEHGFRLPSAMDNRPLRWDEFKNRVGQTVYLSATPGRYEMGIADGVVEQIIRPTGLVDPQIVVKPSKGQIDDLLEEIRVRAERDERVLVTTLTKKMAEELTDFLGEHGVRVRYLHSDVDTLRRVELLTELRAGVYDVLVGINLLREGLDLPEVSLVAILDADKEGFLRSGTSLIQTIGRAARNVSGEVHMYADTITDSMKAAIGETDRRREKQVAYNLENGIDPTPLRKKIADITDALAREGADTAAMMSKRDAAKLKSGKGKSPTPRLRREGIAAEGAEQLESTIADLTDQMLAAAAELKFELAGRLRDEVQDMKKELRAMERAGHA